A single genomic interval of Ramlibacter sp. harbors:
- a CDS encoding M48 family metallopeptidase, with protein MAAELIRARWFDGRHSQPQPALVGLQPGADGTTLALHPLARDASPLYFAHGDVGWPQAWSAARAPRMVLVDLGERGSLEIDDTTAWQAALVAAGTRAPLAQRMQTRWTVFVAVLGMAALLLGAFYRWGTPWAAQQLTAHVPLAWETSLADRALQQLDHSDLQPSKLPLQRQAALTRDFEALAAGMTPSMRRYSGYQPRLTLAFRSGMGANAFALPGGTIVLTDGLVEAATAAGLGDDALTGVLAHEIGHVVHRHTTRMVVEQGVLNVGLGLALGDVSSIVSMGGSLLTGLAYRRGHETEADCFAVALMRGTGRPTAPMGELLLAISGKEQRQPAAGAPPGLLELLSSHPDTRGRAQRLAEGQATGC; from the coding sequence CACACTCGCGCTGCATCCGCTGGCACGGGATGCGTCGCCTTTGTATTTCGCCCATGGCGACGTCGGCTGGCCTCAGGCCTGGAGCGCCGCGCGCGCTCCGCGAATGGTTCTGGTGGACCTGGGCGAGCGCGGCAGCCTGGAAATCGACGACACCACGGCCTGGCAGGCGGCCCTGGTGGCGGCCGGCACCCGTGCCCCGCTGGCCCAGCGGATGCAAACACGCTGGACCGTCTTTGTGGCGGTGCTCGGCATGGCGGCGCTGCTGCTGGGGGCCTTCTACCGCTGGGGCACGCCCTGGGCCGCGCAGCAGCTGACCGCCCACGTGCCCCTCGCCTGGGAAACCAGCCTGGCTGATCGCGCACTCCAGCAGCTGGACCACAGCGATCTGCAGCCCAGCAAGCTGCCCCTGCAGCGTCAGGCGGCGCTGACACGCGACTTTGAGGCGCTGGCCGCGGGCATGACCCCGTCCATGCGGCGCTACAGCGGCTACCAACCGCGGCTGACACTGGCGTTTCGTTCGGGCATGGGGGCCAATGCCTTCGCCCTGCCGGGCGGCACCATCGTGCTGACCGACGGCCTGGTCGAGGCGGCCACGGCGGCCGGCCTGGGGGACGACGCGCTCACGGGAGTGCTGGCCCATGAAATCGGTCACGTGGTGCACCGGCACACCACGCGCATGGTGGTCGAGCAGGGGGTGCTCAATGTGGGCCTGGGGCTCGCGCTGGGCGATGTTTCCAGCATCGTGTCCATGGGCGGTTCGCTGCTCACCGGGCTGGCCTACCGGCGTGGCCACGAAACCGAGGCGGACTGTTTTGCGGTCGCGCTGATGCGCGGCACCGGCAGGCCCACGGCCCCGATGGGAGAACTGCTGCTGGCCATCAGTGGCAAGGAACAGCGCCAGCCCGCGGCGGGCGCCCCGCCCGGCCTGCTGGAGCTGCTGAGCAGCCATCCCGACACGCGGGGGCGCGCGCAGCGGCTCGCCGAGGGGCAGGCCACGGGCTGCTGA